CACAATACAAACTTGATTATAAATCTCGCCGGCTCGTTCGCTGATTTCTTTGGCTTCGGCGTTGCTTCGCTCTATCATCCATAAATTAGATACCGTACGTAAAATAGGAATCAGTGTGGTGTGTGAAACCAAAATGATTCCTTTTTGATACCCATACTCAAACAACTCTTTATTGCTTTTGAGCGCCTCAATGTAAGCAGGCTCTACAGGCATGAACATCAAAACAAAATTAGGGCTGTGCATACCAATAAGATTGGTGTAGTCCTTGCTGGCTAAATCATCAATGTGCTTACGTACAGCCCGGATATGGTCTTGCATCGCCAGCTGATAAGCCTCTGGAGTCGTGGCCCCCACTGCTCGATCATACGCATTAAGTGCCACCTTACTGTCAATAATAAGATGTTTATTATCTGGTAATTTAATTAAATAATCCGTCTGTTTTTGTTTACCCTCTGCATCCTTAAATGCCGTTTGCACCTCGAAATGCGCGTCTTCGATCAAACCACTCATCTCTAGGGTGCGACGTAGCTGCGCCTCTCCCCACGCGCCACGCTGTTGCGAATCGCCCTTTAATGCTGAGGTTAAGTTCGTGGCTTCCTGGCTCATCTTTAACCCCGTTTCCAATACTTTTTTAATTTCGCTGTTTAAATGAGCGTTCCCTTGTAGGGCTGCATCATGCACCTGATTAATGCGGGCTTGAAAACGATCAATCTGCTCTCGGAAAGGGCTTAACAAATGTTCTAGATTCGTCTGTGTGGCCTGATTAAAATTTTTACCTTTTTCATCAAAAATACGATTG
This Paenalcaligenes faecalis DNA region includes the following protein-coding sequences:
- a CDS encoding DNA recombination protein RmuC; this translates as MFSESVIETVIVGILGALIGYLLAALIKGRHVQDARAKIVQLELRTEQANHLVQSTEQRLGFELDEHKDTIMVLRERLEQAQQQQYQLEKHVEVLQAEKAVFETRLTETKQSLATEFENLANRIFDEKGKNFNQATQTNLEHLLSPFREQIDRFQARINQVHDAALQGNAHLNSEIKKVLETGLKMSQEATNLTSALKGDSQQRGAWGEAQLRRTLEMSGLIEDAHFEVQTAFKDAEGKQKQTDYLIKLPDNKHLIIDSKVALNAYDRAVGATTPEAYQLAMQDHIRAVRKHIDDLASKDYTNLIGMHSPNFVLMFMPVEPAYIEALKSNKELFEYGYQKGIILVSHTTLIPILRTVSNLWMIERSNAEAKEISERAGEIYNQVCIVAERLSKLGNTLSTVSNHYNHTVTALVGQQGLYGKVDRFSQLSTKITKQLPPIAPNHLDFEADRLALIVEPVFDPEE